Part of the Trichoderma asperellum chromosome 1, complete sequence genome is shown below.
GCGCGTCCGGATTAAATACGCCAGACATCATGGAATTCTACTCCTCCACGGCCGTTGCTTGTTATACTTGCCGCAGGTAATGATAGCCCTCGCGGTCTACAACCTCGTTCCAGTCACTCGCAGTTGTGGAGTCAATGTTTATCGCGAGCTAACATTATATTTTGCATAGGCGTAAGATGAAATGGTAAAGACTACTACCTGGAGGTTCTCCTTGCGTCCTATTTTGACTAAATCCCATTGCTGGCACACAGTAGTCGCGATCGACCTTCATGTTCGTCATGTATGTCTGTGGGAAGTGCCTGCTCTTACCCACACTCTACGAGGAAGCCTGGCCCCAAGCCTGGTAAGATGCTTGTTTCATTTAATCTCTACAGTGGATGGTTTAGTTGATTATGACCatataggtagtagtaggGTGACATTGCACAACCGCCGGGGGTTCAGGACAATGGATATGTCAACTAGAACCGACGGTATCACTCGCCATTCCAGTGGAGGTGTAACGAGCCATGCCGGCCGTATATCCCCTGAACATAGACTCAGTGCAACTAGCTCAAGCCCTCTGGAGGATACATCTGGTGAGGGCTTCGAAAGATTAACATCAAGTCCCAGCCAGTGGTCACGCGGCACCGCAGCTGTTTCTTTAAGCCACCTAGAATCGATATCGCTCTCTGATATGATGCATCCATCCCACGATATACCTTCCTCTCAGCAGTCCCCAGATGAAACGTGTGCCGGAGCTCCCAAAACATTGATAGAATCCGATTTGGCTGTCTGGAATCTCCTCGAGATTTCGCAACAAGCATATGACGAACTGTGGGTGCTTTTACTGATGCTTTTACTTTCCGGCCTTGTGAACAGAATTAACCGCGGTTTCTTCCAGCCTCCAAGCGTATTTTCAAAACATGTCTACATTGTCCCTATTTTACAAACCAGGGTTTCTCTCGAAGTTGAGTTCTGTGTCATCCATTTCGGAGTCGGCCGCTCTGGTGGCATCAATGTTTATCTTCTCTTCCCGCTTCCTCCAGGATTCACAAAAGCGAGGATGCTCAGTGTTCCAACGAAAAGAGCATGTCCCACTGCCAACCCCAGAGACGTTCCATGCGCTGGCACGTAAATATATTGCAGCTGCCCTAGATGAGTGCTCAGAAGATGCGCCATCTCTATGCGTCTTGCAGGCGTTGATCTTGAGTACCTTTCATCAACTGTCCCAGGATGTTCGAGGCTTGGCGTGGAGATCACTGGGAGTCTGTATACGGCTTGCCTACGAAATAAACCTTCACAAGGTAGACGCCGAGAGAATTGCCAACGACAACGATGATTCAGCCTATGATAAGGACCAATGGATTTTGGACGAGGAGCGCCGAAGAGCTTGGTGGGCAATATGGGAACTTGACGCCTTTGCCTGTACAGTCCGGCGGCTACCCACAGGGATTGATGCGATGCAAACAGAGACTTTCTTGCCAGTCAGTGATGAAGCCTGGTTTGGCGGCACCTATCAGCCTAGCTGCTGCCTGAATCTCGACCCAAAGGCTCGATGGAAGATACTTGAAAAATGCGCAAACCAGAGTTGGAAGTCATGGTATATTGTGCTCAATTCGATGATGCGAGACGCTCATCTTCTCTCGTATTCTCGAGTGGGGCACAACATTACTTGCTCTAATGGCAACGCCCAACCAGCCGCATCAAGCTCTACAGCATTTGGAACAACACGTGATAGCTTGAAGACCCTTGAAGAgtgtctctcctcttttacAGGAGCCTTACCAAAGCAGCTATCCTACTGTAATGAATACCTTGGCTTCCATTCCAAGACCTCAATGGAGACGCAATCAACCCTAACTAATGACTGCGCTACGCATAGCTTGTATATGATGACACAACTAACGAGATTTATGATTTATCATTATCAAATGTTCTGGGAAGGTCGAACGATGCAATCAACATCTCCTGTGGACCTCTCAGCAGAATCGACGAACCAGCAATGCCAACTCCCAACATATAGTGTCAACATTGTAGCTTGGAACAGATACCTCGAAAGCGCCGACAATATACTTCGCATGATACGGAATAGTAGTCCCTATCACGTCCGCTACGTGAATCCACTATTTGCTAGCACCATATGGCTCGCAGCAGTTGCGCAAATAGTAAGCAAGGTTTTCAACCCCGAGCCTTCAAACGCACAAACTTCGCAGTCCAAACTCGAAGTCTTGCAGCATAATTTCGATAGCTATGTCTCATTCTGGGGCACCTCTAAGGCCCTACAGCACAAACTCAATACTTTGGAAAGTCGTCTTCAGAGTATTCGTCGTCGACAAAGTAACAATTATGGTCTTCAGGGCATGGACAACAGAAACCCTTTGGCGAGGAACCGGCGCCAAGACGCGATAACCGGAGAGTCTCTCGGAGTTAACTCTGGGTATCAAGATGTCCTTTTAGACAGCACAGTTCCAAGTTCTACAGGAGTACATGTTCCACTAGATCCAACGAATACTTTTTATTCATGCGGTCCCTTCGGATTACCAGCAGATATTGTAAACAGCGCGTGGCCGATGGACCTGACTAGTATGAAGTACAACCCTTCTGATGTTTTCAACTATGACGCTCTGGATTTTCTCAATTACTCGTTCACTGGCTAGCCCGCAATACTGCAGCTAAAACTCCGCATTTTGTTTCAAATATGctattcttttgtttttctttttggcatcGCATGTGAAATGCACTGAATTGCAAAACACAAAATGGAACCAACCAGTTCCCCGCTATAGCCTATGAAAGATTGACTATATACACTTTACATGCGATAGCCATCATAtaagaagaatgagaaagaGTAAAGATACTAACATACAGTTGCTCTATAGCTGCTACGCAATAAGGTCATTTATAAATCATTACAAAGCTCTTTTAGTGCACTCTCAGAATCATATTAGTAAAATTTACAGATTTGTTCATGTTTAGTGTCGAGCAGATCTTAATACCCACATTCTATTTGGACAAAACTCATTCCCGCGCATCTTGCTTCAGTCCATTTGCAATCCAAGCTTTGTTACCATCGAGAAACTCCTTCAGCTTTTCGGGCTCATCAAGTACTTTGTTTAAATCAGCGCCACTTGGTACGTTGTATCCTTTCTGCACTGCTGGCCGCGACGCGATTCTCTTGTGCCAAATCTGCAATGTTGGAAACTCGTTAATATCGATTTCAGAGAACTCTTTTCCAATATTAGTAAAATTCCCATCAATTGCGCAATGGTGAAGAATGAGAATCGTATATGATGGAAGATTACTTACTTGCCGAATTCACCCAGCACCAGAGGGCTATGTCGGCGATGGTGCATTTATTACCAACAAGATAGTCAGACCCAGATTGCCTAAGCTTGCTGTCGACAGTACGGTATAAACGTCTTGTTTCGTTCTTATATCTGTAGATAGCATATGGAATTGGTTCTGCTGCCAACGAGTAGCGTATGAAGTGATTGGCCTGGCCCTGCATTGGTCCTACACCAGCATTTTGGAAGAAAAGCTACACGAGGTGTAACCTTTTAGCATAGTGTTATGGGAACTACCTCCATCATAGTAAAGCCTTAAGAATTGTGTAACTTACCCAATTATTCGTTTCATAATACTCCTTACTGCCTTTAGGGTAGGACAGCTTATGTTCTGGATCATAATTGTCGACTAGATACTGTTGAATACTGCCTGACTCGAATAATGAGATGGGAATTTTTTCTGATAATTCATCCGTCAGAGCCGGAATTCGCCCATTCGGATTTATTGCTAGGAACCATGGCTCCTTGTGGGCCAGCTTCCCAAGTTCCACGACGGTTATGTCATAGGGAAGCCCAAGCTCCTCGAGCGTGATCGAGACTTTGTGACCTAAGGTAACCGAAAGTCTAACCTGAGGTTACAATGTAAAAGGGTTGGCAATTCAAGGGAGGAGCAGACATatgcgtatatatatatatatgcttatTCTATCTTGGTAAGCATTCATATTAAAAATCACGATTTATAAACATTAGAGACAGACTAGTTATCTCCCTGGGATTTCAACCACTGATAACCAATTTTTTCCGTCTGTGGCGTAAGTATTGGCCTGAAAGACAACTGATAATATATCTAAAcatattattaatagatgCTGATACTACGACGTTACAAGACGTCATAAAGACTTTCGTAGGCGACTTGGCATTCCAGGTAAGcattatagccttttaagCGAATAGTCTCCCGAAAAGTATGTAATTTAATAGTTCCTCCGACCCCATTTCGCCCATTGTAAGGCGTTCATAATGAATTTGTCCGGGGCCACCATCTCGTGAGAAAGAAACGCGGGGTAAGGGATTAGCATTTCCCTGCAATTACTTACTACGGGGAGAGAGATAACCGCCATCAGGCATAGCTACTTTTCCAATTCATGGAACATCTTTACTGGCCTTAATTTTGCATGAAAGGATGATTTTGTCTTGGTATTAGAGAATATGTCAAAATATAATTGCCTTTACTCATTGGCATTATAACACAAACTACTGCCAACTAGCTTTGATCCAGGAAGGGTCAGTTGGAAACGACTCTGGATGTTGTAGCACCCACTTAGCAATTTGATTGCAAGGTGCGCACCATATTCGGGAATCTTTGGCAACCAACTCTACCACTTCTCTCATGGCCAGGAATTTCTCCTCGCTTGTTTGAAGTACGGgatggaagagaaaggatATGTACGCGTTGGACCCCACGGCATCCTCTAGTTGCTGAAGAAAATGATCTTTCAATGTTTTCGAATCCAGTACATCTTCTCGAGAACCATAGAACCGTCGCAACCCAGAGAATTCGTGCATATAGAAGTAGGCATCAGTGTTTTTCCAGTGAAATGGCAAGATGACGATGTTGCGCACAATCGCGGCCTTTTCTGCAGCTGGAGATATATAACGAACACCGTATTTGTGCAGGTAATCGTACGTGCTGTCGTTCACCTGGCCACCTGGAGGCCGAAAGCCATCGTATTTGATTTCCAACTTTTTCGCATTAGCGAAACTCTGTTCAAAgattgcctcttcttcttgtgggGAGAGTTTAGACCAGGTCTCATGCTGGTATCCGTGCCAAGCAAGTTCATGCCCGCGATTAATTACATCCTGACCAACAGTAGGATACACTCCCAGACTCCAGgtctcgaaaaaaaaagttgcttTGACAGCAAACTCGTCGAGGATCTTCAGCATGCGCGGTAGCGCCTCTATCACTGACGCGTGTTGTCCAACTGGCATATGGGACGGCCAGGTACCACTATTTAGCTCTTGTGCTTCACCCAGGTTATCTACTGTGAAGCTCACAGCTGCCTGAGCGTTATTAGGCCAAGGAGAGCTGGCCATTTTAACCTAATTCAGCCGATATGGACAATGATACAAGGAGGATAGCGGAACTCGATAGTAGGGAATAGGGTCAATGCGACACTATTGATAGGGCCAACTGGCTATTTATTTCTTCGGTAAATGAGAGATACGTACTTTGTAGCGTCTTACTATCTATCATGTAAGACATCGTGCCTCTTACGTATTTGGGGCGGTTAACTAATACAATTTTTGCTTTGGAGCCCAAAAAGGTTGCCAGCGGTGGGAGGGGTTCCGGAAGAACTAACGGAGGAATTGGGGGAGGACTGGCGGATGAATACCAAGGAGTCCAGCCAATGCCGATCTCTTTATTAGTGCACTAATTAATCTTCCTATTGGACAAGCTGACTATAGAAGTTGCGGTTTGTGGAGATGAATATGGGATGACTTGGTTCTtgataatattaaagatgaGCGGCGCTGAATATGAGGTTGAACTATTTGCCTGTCTCACTTAATCTGCTAACCACCGCCTTTCTTGCATTCAAACTCGACGCAGATTATTTTTCCCACTTGTGCAAAACGGACCCTGTTCCTTTGCAAATTTTGTCCTAAACTCAATTCTTCAACACATTGATACTTGGAATAAGCcttcgctcttcttctttctgttcAAACTAACTGAATTGTCAACATGCCCGTAACATCACTCCAGCCTCGAGGGCTTAACCATTTCGCTTATGCTACATTGAATATGGACGAGACCCATCACTTCTGGACTCAAATTATGGGTTGCAAGTTTTTGGGCGCATATGCATTTAAGGAATCCGGTCATGACAAGCCTATTCCAGACAGCTACGTGCATAGTCTGTATGGCATGTCTGATGGctcggctttggcttttttcGAGCTTGGAAAAGGATatgagaagaaagatgaCGGCATCCCCACATACACGAAGCATCTTGCTCTGACTTGTGATAGCAAGGAGCAAGTGAAACAATGGCACGAACATTTCAGTGCACACGGGCTCGATGTTATAGGAGAGATTGATCATGAAGGAATGTGGCTTTCAATTTACGTGACCGACCCTTCCGGTCTCATAATCGAACTTACGTACCAATCGCACACTttcgacgatgacgatgccatAGAGGGCCTAGAGGTCTTGAAACAGTGGCGGAAGGACAAAGTCTCCGCAAAGCAGTACAGCTGAGACCTTTCAAATTACATACCAAATAATCGTTCAAGTGTCGTTCAAGTTGAAAAATTCACGTTCCAGCGTCTGTGGTCTTTTACACTGGATCATGCCACATGAGTAAATGTAGCAAACCTAGGAAGACTCAGTTTACTAAAACTACTAAACTTAATGAAAGCATTAATGTGACTTATAGTTCCTTGTATGTTATTACCCTTAAAATAAGGTTCTATAAGCCTTGACTAGTGTAATGTATTGTTCAAGCTATACTATGAACCCAATCTGGGGCACTATCCGGCCTTTTGCGTATGATAACCACTGTATGGTCCACGTACTCCTCGCACATTGTCTGAATCTCCTCGGCCGAAGCAAAGGTACCAAAATACTCAGACGTAGCAGCCAGTCCTACATATGTCTAGAATACGAGAAACGACTCAGCGCCCCAAGGTAGCCCGTCGTGGAAATTCTCGCAATCGATCGGGTTAACAGGCCAGAAATCTATTGCGTTGCCGGTACAGCCGGCTCCGGTGAAGAGTCGGACCCCAAGACCAGAAATATTGGAACTGAACAAGAGGGAAACGACGCTGCCTGGTATTCCGAATTTTTCAGCCAGGGGTGGCCTGTTGTCCAGTGCGTACGTCGCAAATGCCGCCGCTAGCTTGGTTGCAGTCAGGCATTGAGCAGTATTTCGACCACCAGCTTGGGGTGGTAACCAGTGGTAACTGCATCGATGATCCCAACTCATAGCGATGCCTAacttcggcggcggcggcatccgTGTCATGGGCTAAAACAGCAGGTGAGGGCATCGCAGACCAGAACGCAAGGCTAACAAACGGGGTGAAAGACTTGAGTTGCATCTTGAGAGGTTTAACGATGGATAGAATAGGGTAAGGAGAGGTTCAGATAGTGGTTGATATGAGATAAGATGAGAATATTTCGTGCAATAGATTTCTTGCGGGTTATGTTGAGATAGTAGTATAAGATGCCTTTGAATAGTGAGAACATAACAATGATACAGAACACCGAGAGAGGAGACGAGGGGATGATTGAAACCTAAATATCCATCGGATATCACGCAATCTCCCTTAGCCATAGACGAACACAAAATCCTCCAGCTCGGTACTTGGCCTGTAACGCCCTGCTTCTTGGATACAATAGTCTTGACGAATACTGCCTGTCTGGGCATTTATTGATGAGCTGAAGGGGCCCCTCATTCACTGGAAATGACACCGGCAGGGAGCAAGCCCCCTTAGACATGTTTACCGTTAGGGTCGGTTGGCCTATGAGGTTTTCAGAAACCAGGAACATTCGAATACATGCAGCACAAAAAGGATAGGAATCTACTTCAACTGTTATATACGACTCGTGCTCACAACCATGTGGTTTTCCCCGTAGCCCACTGTTGCCAGTTTGGCGGATCTGGGAATTCAGGAGGTAAACAAGCTGCTCAGGTTTCTAGTCACAATGCGAAGCAAGAGTAATAAGAAGTTGCAAGAAAAAAGTTTCTAGTGTTCTGTAGCAATTGTCTGACGGAGGAAGCGCAAAATTTCCAAGGCTCCAGGGATGATGCCTCCGATCATGGACACACCTTCAACTATCGACCACTCGTTCTCCTCAACACTACAAACGAAAGAAATGAATGAGAATTATCCTTAGCCACCTACTCGTCTCCCCCGTAATTCACGCCTAATAGATTTGGCTCTTAAGCGCTAATCTGGACGGTGAGGTTACCGTGGTCGTCGTGGACTACGACAACATCGTTGGGGAGCTTGGTGAAGTCAACGGGGCAGACTCCTCCGATCTTGGTGACGTCAATGAGCTGTCCCTTCTTGAAGTCGCCAACGGCAACATAGTAGGTGTTGACCGGCTGGATCTGGTAGCTCGTCTGGGCCTCGGGAATGAAGGTAGCAGCGGGTCCGTCGGAGCCACCCTTGGCACCCAGACCAATCATGTATCCCGCTGCAGGACATTTAATGTTAGCAGGTTCAACCAGGGGCAAAGCCCGCCAGAGTAGAGTTGGAGGTTAAACGTACCAGCCTTGGCATCTTTATTGCTGAAGTCGCCGGTGCGGATCTCATAGGCATTGGGAAAGCTGGCGTTGGGGAGAGACGTGGAAGAAAACTGGGGAGTGTCGTCGTCGACAAACATGCTCAAGCTAGTTCCCGGGACTGGCTGGCCATTGGGCTGGGTGTAACCGAGAGTAACGGGCTGAGTGCCGGTGACGGTAACGGTGACGCTGCCGCTAGGgttactcttcttcttgccgacAATGGCGTTGTACTCGTTGACCAGATCGAAGCTGATCTGCTGGtccttggcggccttgtcGACGGCAAAGATGTTGGACCAGACCTGCTCCTGGACCTTACCTGACACGATGGGGACCTTGTTGAAGAGGGCATACTGCTGGAGGCTACCAGACTGGTTCTTGACGGTGATGTTATAGCTATTGGGCATCTTGAAGGTGGTAAGTGTAAGTGTGGAAGATTTTTAGTTGAGTGTAAGGATGGGTAGTTTGGAAATTGGTGCTTTGAAGTCAAGAATGTGTTAATGCTTCCTGCTGATGAAACGACAGTGTTATGTCGGGGAGGACGAAGGTCTTATATAATCCGAGATTGGCAAGACTGGACGACTTTTCCTCTGACTAGCGACAGATTGT
Proteins encoded:
- a CDS encoding uncharacterized protein (EggNog:ENOG41) gives rise to the protein MASSPWPNNAQAAVSFTVDNLGEAQELNSGTWPSHMPVGQHASVIEALPRMLKILDEFAVKATFFFETWSLGVYPTVGQDVINRGHELAWHGYQHETWSKLSPQEEEAIFEQSFANAKKLEIKYDGFRPPGGQVNDSTYDYLHKYGVRYISPAAEKAAIVRNIVILPFHWKNTDAYFYMHEFSGLRRFYGSREDVLDSKTLKDHFLQQLEDAVGSNAYISFLFHPVLQTSEEKFLAMREVVELVAKDSRIWCAPCNQIAKWVLQHPESFPTDPSWIKASWQ
- a CDS encoding uncharacterized protein (EggNog:ENOG41) yields the protein MPVTSLQPRGLNHFAYATLNMDETHHFWTQIMGCKFLGAYAFKESGHDKPIPDSYVHSLYGMSDGSALAFFELGKGYEKKDDGIPTYTKHLALTCDSKEQVKQWHEHFSAHGLDVIGEIDHEGMWLSIYVTDPSGLIIELTYQSHTFDDDDAIEGLEVLKQWRKDKVSAKQYS
- a CDS encoding uncharacterized protein (SECRETED:SignalP(1-25)) produces the protein MQLKSFTPFVSLAFWSAMPSPAVLAHDTDAAAAEVRHRYELGSSMQLPLVTTPSWWSKYCSMPDCNQASGGICDVRTGQQATPG
- a CDS encoding uncharacterized protein (EggNog:ENOG41); protein product: MPNSYNITVKNQSGSLQQYALFNKVPIVSGKVQEQVWSNIFAVDKAAKDQQISFDLVNEYNAIVGKKKSNPSGSVTVTVTGTQPVTLGYTQPNGQPVPGTSLSMFVDDDTPQFSSTSLPNASFPNAYEIRTGDFSNKDAKAAGYMIGLGAKGGSDGPAATFIPEAQTSYQIQPVNTYYVAVGDFKKGQLIDVTKIGGVCPVDFTKLPNDVVVVHDDHGNLTVQISA